A single region of the Acinetobacter sp. WCHA45 genome encodes:
- a CDS encoding GspH/FimT family pseudopilin — MLKVRGFTLSELMVTLAICAILACLSLPYLNQLLISNEVNHMKRTLTIYIQKSKSDAQIHHKNVTLCASKDLTSCDSDWNSGLIGFLDLNANRQRDSNDPLLYSTAFHYKYGKLDWRGTLRINSLTFQGDTGLPRGSNGSFFYCMNDSNHHTQLILSNMGHIRSKEITTC; from the coding sequence ATGTTAAAAGTTAGAGGATTCACTCTGAGTGAATTAATGGTCACACTTGCTATTTGTGCGATTCTAGCATGCCTCAGTTTACCTTATTTGAATCAATTATTGATTTCAAATGAAGTAAATCATATGAAAAGAACACTCACAATTTACATACAAAAATCCAAATCTGACGCACAGATTCATCATAAAAATGTGACTTTATGCGCAAGTAAAGACTTAACTAGCTGCGATTCAGATTGGAACAGTGGACTAATCGGATTCCTTGATTTAAATGCTAACCGGCAACGTGATTCAAATGATCCTTTATTGTATTCCACAGCATTTCATTATAAGTATGGAAAATTAGATTGGAGAGGTACATTAAGAATAAATTCACTTACTTTCCAAGGTGATACAGGGCTACCAAGAGGCTCAAATGGAAGTTTCTTTTATTGTATGAATGATTCTAATCATCATACTCAATTAATTCTCAGCAATATGGGGCACATACGTAGTAAAGAAATTACCACGTGTTAA
- a CDS encoding DUF934 domain-containing protein, whose amino-acid sequence MLNTSLQVLFKDGTIADNTYQVIAEDGVIPQGDVVVTTAQLDQLANVQAKKALYITVNDSPETHQFPLNELDAIFIEFAGFNDGRGYSFAALLRRQGYQGELRAVGDVFKDVLNYLKRSGFDSFVIKEGKDIHEAAAGLQDFTHPYQASTAVPQASYQTGA is encoded by the coding sequence ATGCTTAATACATCGCTACAAGTGCTGTTCAAAGATGGCACGATTGCTGATAATACTTATCAAGTGATTGCTGAAGATGGCGTAATTCCACAAGGTGATGTGGTTGTAACAACTGCTCAGTTAGATCAGTTGGCAAATGTACAAGCTAAAAAAGCGTTATACATTACTGTTAATGATTCACCTGAAACTCATCAATTTCCATTAAATGAATTAGATGCGATCTTCATTGAGTTCGCAGGTTTCAATGATGGACGTGGTTATTCATTTGCAGCATTATTACGCCGTCAGGGCTATCAGGGTGAATTGCGTGCAGTGGGTGATGTGTTCAAGGACGTTTTAAACTATTTAAAACGTTCAGGCTTTGATAGCTTTGTTATCAAAGAGGGCAAGGATATTCACGAAGCCGCTGCTGGACTTCAGGATTTTACCCATCCTTATCAGGCTTCAACCGCAGTGCCACAAGCGAGTTACCAAACAGGTGCTTAA
- a CDS encoding RtcB family protein, whose product MGIQKILNAEAQYGVPVKIFTNDIDNESIEQLKKMAQLQFVYSHIAVMPDVHVGKGATVGSVIPTKHAIIPAAVGVDIGCGMNAIRLNLKASQLPDNLSSLRNAIERKVPVGFELHKQVKAKASSIIPLEKRLQPIVKKHPGLIRMLRNFDLTWQKQLGTLGGGNHFIELCLDENQDVWVMLHSGSRGLGNVIGTYFIELAKKEAQHRFGHVPDKDLSYFAEGSCSFNDYVEAVEWAQEYAFENRREMMRLILEAIRPLLPPFQMTKEAINCHHNYVSQETHFGEHLLITRKGAIRAGQDELGIIPGSMGARSYIVKGKANPDSFCSCSHGAGRKISRSKAKLLFGQEDLIQQTQGIECRKDSGVIDEIPSAYKDIDQVMANQSDLIEIVHTLKQVLCIKG is encoded by the coding sequence ATGGGCATACAAAAAATACTCAATGCTGAAGCTCAATACGGTGTACCTGTGAAGATATTCACTAACGATATTGATAATGAGAGCATTGAACAACTGAAGAAAATGGCACAACTGCAATTTGTTTATTCTCATATTGCAGTCATGCCCGATGTACATGTTGGTAAAGGTGCGACAGTCGGAAGTGTTATACCAACTAAACATGCAATTATACCCGCAGCTGTGGGCGTAGATATTGGCTGTGGTATGAATGCGATTCGACTCAATTTAAAAGCTTCACAACTTCCTGATAATCTTTCGTCATTGCGTAATGCAATCGAACGAAAAGTTCCCGTAGGATTTGAGTTACATAAACAAGTGAAAGCGAAAGCATCTAGCATTATTCCGTTAGAAAAACGCTTACAACCAATCGTAAAAAAACATCCTGGTTTAATCAGAATGCTCAGAAATTTTGATTTAACTTGGCAAAAACAACTTGGAACTTTAGGTGGTGGTAACCATTTTATTGAACTCTGCTTAGACGAAAATCAAGATGTTTGGGTCATGTTACATTCTGGCAGTCGTGGATTAGGTAATGTGATCGGCACGTATTTTATTGAACTGGCGAAGAAAGAAGCTCAACATCGCTTTGGTCATGTTCCTGATAAAGATTTAAGTTATTTCGCAGAAGGATCATGCAGTTTTAATGATTATGTTGAAGCCGTTGAATGGGCTCAAGAATATGCTTTTGAAAATCGTCGTGAAATGATGCGTCTGATTTTAGAGGCAATCCGCCCACTGCTACCACCTTTTCAAATGACCAAAGAAGCGATTAATTGCCACCATAATTACGTCAGTCAAGAAACTCATTTTGGTGAGCATCTCTTAATCACACGTAAGGGGGCAATTCGAGCGGGCCAAGATGAATTAGGCATCATTCCTGGTTCTATGGGGGCTCGCTCTTATATTGTGAAAGGCAAAGCGAATCCTGATTCATTTTGCTCATGTTCACATGGCGCAGGACGAAAAATAAGCCGTAGTAAAGCCAAATTACTTTTTGGTCAAGAGGATTTGATTCAACAGACCCAAGGTATTGAATGTCGTAAAGACAGTGGTGTAATTGACGAAATACCAAGTGCATATAAAGATATCGATCAAGTCATGGCAAACCAATCAGATTTAATCGAAATCGTGCACACCCTTAAACAAGTTCTATGTATAAAAGGTTAA
- the omp38 gene encoding outer membrane protein Omp38 — translation MKLSRIALAMLVAAPLAAANAGVTVTPLMLGYTFQDSKHNNSTENLTNAGELQDDLFVGAALGVELTPWLGFETEYNQVKGDVTSAAPNGEYKQQQINGNFYVTSDLITKNYDSKIKPYVLLGAGHYKYSFTDANEAQLGRVGRGLKEEGTLGNAGFGAFWRLNDALSLRTEARGTYNIDEDFWNYTALAGLNVVLGGHLKPAAPVVEVAPVEPVPVQPQPQPQPQELTEDLNMELRVFFDTNKSDIKPQYKSEIAKVAEKLAEYPNATARIEGHTDNTGPRKLNERLSLARANSVKSALVNEYNVNESRLTTQGFAWDQPIADNKTKEGRAMNRRVFAAITGSRTVLAQPGQQAQ, via the coding sequence ATGAAATTGAGTCGTATTGCACTTGCTATGCTTGTTGCTGCTCCTTTAGCTGCTGCTAATGCGGGTGTAACAGTAACTCCATTAATGCTTGGTTACACATTCCAAGATTCTAAGCACAACAACAGCACTGAAAACTTAACAAATGCTGGTGAGTTACAGGACGATTTATTCGTTGGTGCAGCTCTTGGTGTTGAATTAACACCTTGGTTGGGTTTTGAAACTGAATACAACCAAGTTAAAGGTGACGTTACTAGTGCAGCACCGAATGGTGAATACAAGCAACAACAAATCAACGGTAACTTCTATGTTACTTCTGATCTAATCACTAAAAACTACGATAGCAAAATCAAGCCATACGTATTATTAGGTGCTGGTCATTATAAATATTCTTTCACTGATGCTAACGAAGCTCAATTGGGTCGTGTTGGTCGTGGTTTGAAAGAAGAAGGTACTTTAGGTAATGCTGGTTTTGGTGCTTTCTGGCGCTTAAATGATGCTTTATCTCTTCGTACAGAAGCTCGTGGTACTTATAATATCGATGAAGACTTCTGGAACTACACAGCTCTTGCTGGTTTAAACGTAGTTCTTGGCGGTCACTTGAAGCCAGCTGCCCCAGTAGTAGAAGTTGCTCCAGTTGAACCAGTACCAGTTCAACCACAGCCACAGCCGCAGCCACAAGAATTGACTGAAGACCTTAACATGGAACTTCGTGTATTCTTTGATACGAACAAGTCTGACATCAAGCCACAATACAAGTCTGAAATCGCGAAAGTAGCTGAGAAATTAGCTGAATACCCGAATGCGACTGCACGTATTGAAGGTCACACTGATAACACTGGTCCACGTAAGTTAAACGAACGTTTATCTTTAGCTCGTGCTAACTCTGTTAAATCAGCGCTTGTTAACGAATATAACGTTAACGAATCTCGCTTGACGACTCAAGGCTTTGCTTGGGATCAACCGATTGCTGACAACAAGACTAAAGAAGGTCGTGCCATGAACCGTCGCGTATTCGCTGCGATCACTGGTAGCCGTACTGTTCTTGCACAGCCAGGTCAACAAGCTCAATAA
- a CDS encoding nitrite/sulfite reductase, with translation MYLYTDFDQQLINQRVAQFRDQTERYLAGKLTEDEYRPLRLQNGLYVQRYAPMLRIAVPYGLMNTKQLRKIAEIATEYDRGYAHVSTRQNIQLNWPALENVPDILAELATVQMHAVQTSGNCIRNTTTDQFAGVVAGEIADPRPTCELIRQWSTFHPEFAFLPRKFKIAVSALEETDRAATAFHDIGVYIVRNEAGEMGYKIMVGGGLGRTPIIGSVIREFLPREDLIAYLEATLRVYNLHGRRDNKYKARIKILVKALTPQVFAEKVEAEFEHTREALKIQPEILKKLDEEFTPFDYQELDDQDFTALFAEYPKFKQWFNVNTNAHKVKGYRIVTISLKRAGVAPGDMTSEEMNLIADLADKYTFGEFRTTHEQNISLVDVPQKDLFELWQTLEQHNMARAHIGFITDIICCPGGDFCSLANAKSIPISEAISRRFDDLDTIYNLGELDLNISGCMNACGHHHVGNIGILGVDKKGAEFYQITLGGNANHDASIGDILGPSFAADAVPDVIEEILNTYLDLRTEGERFIDTYRRVGIQPFKERAYA, from the coding sequence ATGTATTTATATACGGATTTCGATCAACAACTGATTAACCAACGTGTTGCTCAGTTTCGCGATCAAACAGAACGCTATTTAGCAGGAAAATTGACCGAAGACGAATATCGTCCATTACGTTTGCAAAATGGTCTGTACGTGCAACGTTATGCACCTATGCTCCGTATCGCTGTGCCGTATGGCTTGATGAATACTAAACAACTCAGAAAAATTGCTGAAATTGCGACTGAATATGATCGTGGTTATGCCCACGTTTCAACTCGTCAAAATATTCAGTTGAACTGGCCTGCTTTAGAAAATGTACCTGATATTCTTGCTGAGCTAGCAACAGTACAAATGCATGCAGTACAAACCTCAGGTAACTGTATTCGTAATACCACGACTGATCAGTTTGCAGGCGTGGTTGCTGGTGAGATTGCAGACCCACGTCCGACGTGTGAATTGATTCGTCAGTGGAGTACTTTCCATCCTGAATTTGCCTTCTTGCCACGTAAGTTCAAGATTGCAGTTTCTGCTTTAGAAGAAACGGATCGTGCTGCAACAGCTTTCCATGATATTGGTGTTTATATCGTTCGCAATGAAGCGGGCGAAATGGGCTATAAAATCATGGTTGGTGGTGGCTTGGGCCGTACCCCAATCATTGGTAGCGTAATCCGTGAGTTCTTGCCACGTGAAGATTTGATTGCTTATTTAGAAGCGACTTTACGTGTCTATAACTTGCATGGTCGTCGTGATAACAAATACAAAGCACGTATTAAGATTTTGGTGAAAGCATTAACACCACAGGTATTTGCCGAAAAAGTTGAAGCCGAATTTGAACACACACGTGAAGCATTGAAGATTCAGCCTGAAATCTTGAAAAAATTGGATGAAGAATTCACTCCGTTTGATTATCAAGAGTTAGACGATCAAGATTTCACAGCATTGTTTGCTGAATATCCTAAATTCAAACAATGGTTCAACGTGAATACCAATGCACATAAAGTCAAAGGCTATCGTATTGTGACGATTTCTTTGAAACGTGCAGGCGTTGCCCCTGGTGATATGACTTCTGAAGAAATGAACTTAATTGCAGACCTAGCGGATAAGTACACTTTTGGTGAATTCCGTACCACACACGAACAAAACATTTCATTGGTGGATGTGCCACAAAAAGATCTGTTTGAATTGTGGCAAACACTTGAACAACACAACATGGCACGCGCGCATATCGGCTTTATTACCGATATTATTTGCTGTCCGGGCGGTGATTTCTGTTCATTGGCAAATGCGAAATCAATTCCAATTTCAGAAGCGATTAGCCGTCGTTTTGATGATTTAGATACGATCTATAATCTTGGTGAACTTGATCTGAATATCTCAGGCTGTATGAATGCTTGTGGTCATCACCATGTGGGTAACATTGGTATCCTTGGTGTAGATAAAAAAGGTGCAGAATTTTATCAAATCACGCTAGGCGGTAACGCGAATCATGATGCGTCTATCGGTGATATCTTAGGACCATCTTTTGCTGCTGATGCAGTACCTGATGTCATTGAAGAAATCCTAAATACTTACCTTGATCTACGTACTGAAGGTGAGCGTTTCATTGATACGTATCGCCGTGTTGGCATCCAACCATTTAAGGAGCGTGCTTATGCTTAA
- a CDS encoding VOC family protein produces MQLNHYLNFKGQAEQAFIFYQSVFGGEFAMISRYGDMPPTEGVTLSEADKSLILHVSLPINEFTVLMGSDVNDQFCAPNSVFTPGNNHYISINLEYDEMEARRLFNQLSVRGHIEMQLEKTFWGALYGAFTDQFGIKWMVNCQLESM; encoded by the coding sequence ATGCAACTCAATCATTATCTCAATTTCAAAGGACAGGCCGAACAGGCATTTATTTTTTACCAATCTGTGTTTGGCGGTGAATTTGCCATGATTAGCCGCTATGGAGACATGCCACCGACTGAGGGAGTTACACTGTCTGAAGCCGATAAAAGTTTAATCCTGCACGTTTCCTTACCAATCAATGAATTTACGGTCCTTATGGGATCAGATGTCAACGATCAGTTTTGTGCACCAAATAGTGTGTTTACTCCAGGAAATAACCATTATATTTCGATTAATCTTGAATATGATGAAATGGAGGCACGACGTTTATTCAACCAGCTTTCTGTACGTGGCCATATTGAAATGCAACTGGAGAAAACTTTCTGGGGTGCGCTCTATGGGGCCTTTACCGATCAGTTCGGAATCAAGTGGATGGTCAATTGTCAGCTTGAGAGCATGTAA
- a CDS encoding AraC family transcriptional regulator: MSRDTISIHFVNAALTGVKRLGMDVETLLSHVGIEAELLRQPKARISPEQYTRFVKMLWMVTQDEHVGFDVQPRRLGTFAIMCQLIIHSKTLGQALELSSQFYKLFGDEWSVSLERDKHEARLVPHIPKALDPDHFITESMLMIWHGLASWLIERRLPLERVHFGYERPNHADEYDALFFAPVMQFDAPRTEITFAADYLDLPIRQDEKTLEEFLKAAPAQLLVKFKNTNSLTSRIRDVLKSQIGEEMPTLNDVASMLYLSPQTLRRRLAAEGKSYQGVKDALRRDAAIHLLLTPNLTLEDVAQQVGFSETSTFHRAFKKWTGVTPGLYRQLHGQHL; the protein is encoded by the coding sequence ATGAGCCGTGATACGATCAGCATCCACTTCGTGAATGCGGCTTTAACAGGTGTAAAACGCCTAGGCATGGACGTTGAAACATTACTTTCACATGTCGGTATTGAAGCAGAATTGCTTCGTCAACCTAAAGCTCGAATCTCCCCAGAGCAATACACTCGCTTTGTCAAAATGTTATGGATGGTCACCCAAGACGAACACGTTGGTTTCGATGTTCAACCACGTCGTTTAGGTACATTTGCGATCATGTGCCAATTGATCATACATTCGAAAACACTTGGACAAGCACTCGAACTTTCCTCACAATTTTACAAATTATTCGGTGATGAATGGTCTGTAAGTTTAGAGCGTGATAAACACGAAGCTCGTTTAGTACCTCACATTCCTAAAGCGCTTGACCCTGATCATTTTATTACGGAAAGTATGCTGATGATTTGGCATGGTCTTGCTTCGTGGTTAATCGAACGTCGCTTACCTTTGGAGCGTGTCCATTTTGGTTATGAACGCCCTAACCATGCTGATGAATATGATGCGCTATTTTTTGCACCAGTGATGCAGTTTGACGCACCGCGTACAGAAATTACATTTGCTGCTGATTATCTAGATTTACCTATTCGTCAGGATGAAAAAACTTTAGAAGAGTTTTTAAAAGCCGCACCAGCACAACTTCTAGTGAAATTCAAAAACACCAACTCACTCACTTCGCGTATTCGTGATGTATTGAAGAGCCAAATCGGTGAAGAAATGCCAACTTTAAATGATGTGGCATCTATGTTGTATTTATCTCCTCAAACATTACGTCGTCGCTTGGCTGCGGAAGGTAAAAGCTATCAAGGTGTCAAAGATGCCTTACGTCGTGACGCTGCAATTCATTTATTGCTCACTCCAAACCTCACTTTAGAAGATGTTGCTCAACAAGTTGGCTTTAGTGAAACCAGTACCTTTCACCGTGCCTTTAAAAAATGGACTGGTGTTACGCCTGGTTTATATCGCCAGCTACACGGACAGCATTTATAA
- a CDS encoding thiolase family protein: MTDIVIVNGARTAMGGFQGALSSATAPELGAITIKEAIARSGLQPTDVEEVIMGCVLPAGLKQGPARQAMRKAGLPDSTGAVTINKLCGSGMKAVMQAADMIKAGSAAIVVAGGMESMTNAPYVLPKARAGYRMGHGEIKDHMFLDGLEDAETGRLMGSFAQDMANTRGYTREQMDDFAIRSLQRAQKAITEGYFKDEIVPVTVSSRKGDVVVDQDEQPLNAKIDKIPSLKPAFAKDGTITAANASSISDGASALVLTSSEVATQRGLQPLAKIIATASNSQHPSEFTIAPVGAIEKVLKKAGWDAQDVDLWEINEAFAMVTMCPIDDFKLDTEKVNINGGACALGHPVGSTGSRIILTLIHALKRTGGKKGVAALCIGGGEATAVAIELI; the protein is encoded by the coding sequence ATGACTGACATCGTAATTGTCAATGGCGCTCGTACAGCAATGGGCGGCTTCCAAGGCGCATTATCAAGCGCAACTGCACCCGAATTAGGTGCAATCACCATTAAAGAAGCAATTGCTCGTTCGGGATTACAGCCTACTGATGTAGAAGAAGTAATCATGGGCTGTGTGTTACCAGCAGGTTTAAAACAAGGTCCAGCTCGTCAAGCTATGCGTAAAGCAGGTTTGCCTGATTCAACTGGTGCAGTAACCATTAACAAACTTTGTGGTTCTGGCATGAAAGCTGTGATGCAAGCTGCTGATATGATCAAAGCTGGTAGTGCTGCAATCGTGGTTGCGGGTGGTATGGAGTCAATGACCAATGCTCCTTACGTTTTACCTAAGGCACGTGCAGGTTATCGCATGGGTCATGGTGAAATTAAGGATCATATGTTCCTTGATGGTTTAGAAGATGCAGAAACTGGCCGCTTAATGGGATCATTTGCACAAGATATGGCAAATACGCGTGGCTATACACGTGAACAAATGGATGATTTCGCTATACGCTCTCTACAACGTGCACAGAAAGCAATTACTGAAGGTTATTTCAAAGATGAAATCGTTCCAGTAACAGTGTCTAGCCGTAAAGGTGATGTTGTTGTTGATCAAGATGAACAACCATTAAATGCAAAAATTGACAAAATCCCAAGTTTGAAACCTGCATTTGCAAAAGACGGTACAATTACTGCGGCAAATGCGAGTTCAATTTCTGATGGCGCTTCTGCTTTAGTGTTAACCTCTAGTGAAGTCGCTACTCAACGTGGTTTACAACCTTTAGCAAAAATTATTGCAACCGCATCAAACTCTCAACATCCTTCTGAATTTACGATTGCTCCTGTAGGGGCAATTGAAAAAGTTTTGAAAAAAGCTGGTTGGGATGCACAAGATGTTGATCTTTGGGAAATCAATGAAGCTTTTGCAATGGTTACAATGTGCCCAATTGATGACTTCAAATTAGATACAGAAAAAGTCAATATTAATGGCGGTGCTTGTGCACTTGGTCATCCAGTTGGTTCTACGGGTTCACGTATCATTTTGACGCTGATTCACGCACTTAAACGCACAGGTGGTAAAAAAGGTGTTGCGGCGCTTTGTATTGGTGGTGGTGAAGCAACAGCAGTTGCAATTGAATTGATCTAA
- a CDS encoding DMT family transporter → MLTFIAKINPGVIWLLFAIATDVLSTFYSAKANGLVNKLDQGIALVLYLVSFTCAAIALKYMQAGILYVLWSGIGVIATAALAKVFLGQHIDLAGWVGIGFITIGLMIIAQYSNIDV, encoded by the coding sequence ATGCTGACGTTTATTGCAAAAATAAATCCTGGGGTGATTTGGCTGCTTTTCGCCATCGCAACTGATGTGCTCTCAACTTTTTATTCTGCCAAAGCAAATGGATTAGTGAATAAGCTCGATCAAGGAATCGCTTTGGTTCTGTATCTTGTTTCTTTTACCTGTGCTGCCATTGCCTTGAAATATATGCAGGCAGGTATTCTATACGTGCTCTGGTCGGGAATTGGCGTGATCGCGACAGCCGCGTTGGCAAAGGTGTTTCTGGGGCAGCATATTGATTTAGCAGGGTGGGTTGGTATTGGATTTATCACAATAGGGTTAATGATTATTGCCCAATATTCGAATATTGATGTTTAG
- a CDS encoding CaiB/BaiF CoA transferase family protein — translation MPSALKGLKVLDFSTLLPGPFASMYLADMGAEVIHVESPTRPDLVRIMPPYANGQATAHSYLNRNKQSIALDLKEPNNIELIKNKISEFDIVLEQFRPDVMRRLGLDYETLAEINPRLIYCSITGYGQTGSYKDRAGHDINYLALAGVSGHSGRQDSGPPPLGIQIADVAGGSLHAVIGILAAVVERQRSGLGQYIDISMTDCVASLNSMAASASLAGQTPQAPEQGMLNGASFYDYYETKDGRYFSVGSLEPQFMAGLAAALELPLLLAKGTSFDPEDRQAVKQALQEKFKSQDFVVWQQLFKTLDICVEPVLSLDEALVSPIAEQRGWVVDVPLSEHSEQTEPQLACPIKFSRSQIKYAFIGQGLGEGKW, via the coding sequence ATGCCATCTGCTTTAAAAGGATTGAAAGTTCTAGATTTTTCTACTTTATTGCCTGGTCCATTTGCAAGTATGTATCTTGCGGATATGGGTGCAGAAGTGATCCATGTGGAATCTCCAACGCGTCCAGATCTCGTGAGAATTATGCCACCCTATGCCAATGGGCAAGCTACTGCACATAGTTATCTGAATCGAAATAAACAGTCGATTGCGCTTGATCTAAAAGAGCCAAACAATATTGAACTGATCAAAAATAAAATTTCTGAGTTTGATATTGTCTTGGAACAGTTCCGTCCTGATGTCATGCGCCGTTTAGGTTTGGACTATGAGACTTTGGCAGAGATTAATCCACGTTTAATCTATTGCTCGATTACGGGATATGGCCAAACAGGAAGTTATAAAGATCGTGCTGGGCATGATATTAACTATCTCGCATTAGCGGGTGTTTCAGGTCATAGTGGCCGTCAAGATAGTGGCCCACCACCACTTGGAATTCAAATTGCGGATGTGGCAGGTGGTTCTTTGCATGCGGTGATTGGTATCTTAGCTGCGGTTGTTGAGCGTCAACGTAGTGGTCTTGGACAATATATTGATATTTCCATGACAGATTGTGTGGCAAGTTTAAACAGCATGGCTGCTTCTGCAAGTTTGGCAGGTCAGACGCCACAAGCACCAGAACAAGGGATGTTAAATGGTGCGAGTTTTTATGATTATTATGAAACCAAAGATGGGCGTTATTTCTCAGTCGGAAGTTTAGAGCCACAATTTATGGCGGGTTTGGCAGCGGCTTTAGAATTGCCATTACTTCTTGCCAAAGGCACATCATTTGATCCTGAAGACCGCCAAGCGGTGAAACAAGCATTGCAGGAAAAGTTTAAGAGTCAAGATTTTGTAGTATGGCAGCAACTTTTTAAAACCTTAGATATTTGTGTGGAACCTGTCTTGAGCCTTGACGAAGCATTGGTTTCTCCAATTGCTGAACAACGTGGTTGGGTCGTGGATGTACCATTATCTGAACATTCAGAACAGACAGAACCTCAGTTGGCATGTCCAATTAAGTTCTCACGATCACAAATTAAATATGCCTTTATTGGTCAGGGTCTAGGTGAGGGTAAGTGGTAG